The Biomphalaria glabrata chromosome 13, xgBioGlab47.1, whole genome shotgun sequence sequence GCATAGAAACGTGTTTTATTAtttgtagtatttttttttcttttgttacctTGAACTATTCActtgcgattttacataaaaacaacataatttttttttttgttttagcaaatattttttgtgtgtgtttgcaagGTGGAGGTTTTACAGTGAAGGTAAATGAAAGGTCACATGAgaagtgaccaaaaaaaaatcagttgacCAGATCAGGCGCAGCTGTTTGTGTAAGCACTGAAAAATGGCTAATGGTTTTATAATGTCTTAAATtcttttaactctctctctctctctctctctctctctccatctctctctctctccatctctctctctctctctatctatccgcTGCATACCTATAGAGATGTAGGAAATATAGAAATCGAAGATCTAGAGTTTTAATTATTCTCTGTTCTTGGTATGTTTCCGCCCAAGTCCAAGGTCGTAtgttttggagaaaaaaaagggggggaggggttggCAGCGCTTTATAACAATTATATctaatttaaaatttgaaaaatgaagttgtttttttttaaattggaacaATGTAACAAACTCTCACACACATTCAAAGaggcacacacatacacatgcatTGACGTGGTGAATTTTATATAACTGCTTTTTTTTGTCATCACGATAATAACAAATTTATAATCATGTCTGACTAACAACATTTGTATAATCACTCAATTTAGAGACATAAAAAGAtgcatataaatacatatttctcattccatatgctaagacaaattcgtacaagggTTCTTTCTTTCCTATTGCAAATAGAGCATGGAATCGGCTAACCTGAATTTGCCAAGAGAACCAATGGCTTTGAAGAGATTATCGATATTTAGTATGCACAACTAGATGGTTATCAGACGTTGGTCACTGTTACGTTCCTTTCTAAGATGAGACTCTTTGATCAgtacattaacactaaaacaacaacgtcaTCGTTTAGAACTCATTTAATGTCCATGAAACACTCGAAcactatttcgtttctatttctccattttggttctcctctcctttcaacacgtattcgcaccattccacatttacactaacagtAACAGTCACCATACTTGCCGCATGATATATAGTTTTGTTAAAGACATTTAAGAAAACTTTATCTATTTATTCGACTTCAGTGCTCTAGTAAGtgtcagaagaaaaaaaatgagaatcactgttaataaaactttaaaaactttgacCTATCACGATATAAGTCACTGATTGGCACGAAACAAATCCCATTAATTCAATTAAACTTGAACCAACATGCAAGTCTTTCTCCTCTGTGCCATTGTGGCTGTTGGCTACGccggtgagtttttttttttttttttaatatctcctaaccagggccggccttaggcatagacaaaCTAGGCAGCCTCCTAAGGCCTCcaattggtggggggggggggcctcgcacaggactaaCGAAAATTTTAGAGACAAAATTGCGAAACTTGGATCAGATCTCAAACAGATACCAGtttaactctgtctctactacggAAATCGCAATATATGCATTTCAGTTATTTGTCGTGTTAAATATAGAGGGCAGATTTTTATAAATAgcgtaatttcatttttttttcgttgtttcgCGTCCACCTAATTCACTTGGCCTAGTGACTCTATTacccaaggccggccctgtcctAACTTGGGAATTTCTTCTTTCACTTTTACATCAATGGATAATTCTAAATCCTTAACACGGAGAGTTCAATGTATAGGAATTTCAAGGTTTAAATATTTCTACTTAGCAAGGAAAACTTAGAATATATCTGaacatataaaggggactaattcaacgtataACACCTTAATAgccaagtaaaatttctttcccttgttcgcgataccaaacaaaataatttattaccaataaataACTAACTAGTcagttaatatttttaaattgattcttgtgttttcaggttaaagaaataattgtgtaaaatttcagcttgatccgagatagggtgtgggagaaatagcttatacaaactttttaccagacagacagacaaagtgagttgataaaagctttgtaattaaCAAATGGTTTCTATTTTTGATCACCGCTTtggtaatgattttttaaaataggcaTATATTCCATTGCAATTCTGATGAAATATAATATTCCTTACATTCGTCAACAATTTTTTCAACTATCGAAATCTGGTCAAATGTAGCCAACTGTAAGGATCGGTCTATAGGATTTTTTAATCCTGCGCTAAATAGTAATGGGATTGGGTCAGACACGTTAGAGCTTTTCCTGCTTAAGTAATCGGGTCAGGCAGCCAATGATGTCAAgtaatttgtattaattttgtACTGAAGGAATGCCTTTttctggaggcgcggtggccgagcTCTAGGCTTCCAAATTTCGGAAtcattagggcgcctctgaggagtccacccagttctaaagGGTACATGACAATAGttgggaaaaataaaggtggttggtcgttgcgtTGGACACATGACACTGACCACTTACTTTTGACGCCTTCATCAAACAGAAGATTGGCACTGAAAGCTGGTGCACACTGTTACAAATTGAATTGATGGGTTTTGAGCAGTAAAAGTTAAAGTTATAATTTCAAATGTTACAGTACGGCTATTGAGCTgatacttacttagacttagagcCTCCTGCACCGTTTGTcacattgggcagcaagctgtttTTGtaaatgtctgaagcctcttcccaccttgtgaccactgctctgaggtcctccatgaaagtgtggtgccaagttatacgagggcGTCCCcgtttgcgctttcctcataTTGGTCTCtgtgtcatcgcaactcttggtgtgcgtaattcattctgtaggagaacatgtcccgcaaacctcattcgACGCTTGAACACAACATCACTAAGTGGTCGAGTCCCAGTtaggatttctttgtttgagacccgatctctgtaACTTTTCCTGATAGGGCTTTTGAAACTGGTCCTCTAGCGCAGTGACACCCACGCGCACGCCTTTTCGACCTGATAGCCAGATCGCCACACAATAGAGTTGAGTCCCACGGATCATTCTAATTTGGTTATATACTGTTGGTAGAAATTTTGAAGAACTGTACAGTGCTGCGTATGCGGATTTGGGATTTTGTTGGTGCGCATGTAATGCAAATAACTGGCTATTAATTAATGGCTGAAGATCTTTGTTTTAGAAAAGGTAGACGTTACAATGAAAATACAAAGCTATTTTGAACGAGTTAACAATCAAATATACCAGCTGTGACACGGCCACTAGATTCTAGTTGAAATGTTTggaacctatttttttaaacctggagaagtatttttttttgtttgctataaGGGAGTTTATCGATTTAACTATGGCACTGATAAAAGGTTTATAACTTTTAAACTCTTGTGTATCTAATTTTTATTGGACTCAAAGAGTCATCAGATCGTATCGTAATAGTTCTTCCTAAGTGATATAATTAATGGTACTTtcgaaactattttttttttttgtttttgtaaaaaaacaaaaattaataaaaaaaaaatcactttgtaTATTTCTCCGCAGCTCCCAGGACATGTCATGGTGATATCAACAATCTTCACCCTAAAGGCAAAGCAAGTGGAGGTAATTTAGAGGAGGGGCTGAAATTCGTTAtcaatatgattttttttggggggtaggGGGTGGGGAGAGGCATGATTcaaatcacattttttaaagaaagagctTTTTAATGAAAATTCCTTGTGTTGAAAACAAATTCGCAAGATAGTCTTTTCTGATCAGTGCATAACTTACTTTATATTACACCAATGACTTGGCTGGTTGTGAGAAATTCTTTATTCACAAGTGTGGTGAAAGTTAAAATCGAAGATAATGCAATGAGCTCACATAATATTTCTGGTCAACTTTTCTTTAAGGTTCAAGCATTGACCTTGTCATGACTATATctaaacacatttatttatttcttgataTAATAATCAGACCGAATGTCGTCACTAAGCTAACGCTTTGACCTAACGCCTTGACCTAATGCCTTGACCTAATGCCTTGACTCATATTTTGATCTACTAAATTGGTCAATAGTCTTGCCCAAATATTTACAAAGTTCTctacaacaaaaagtaaaaaaaaaagtatctctgatttataaaatcattttctgtcaactttgtgttatatttttgacttaaaaaattaataagagatgtatagtaaaaaattttaactctttatctcttaTTCGACGATTCgatgatttgaccccattaaattaaatttttgcctttttttattaacattaatTTGTGCCATATAGAAAGACAATGCATTATCCTTCAattctaaatgaaataaaacattttctgataacaaagttATAGAAGTTCAATCATTActacaaatgaacaaaatgaataattacgTCGgatcatggaaaataattacggagagaaggagttttaaaaaagttattcatattaacatttctttttcatcgcatcgttattatttttattgcttacagaaaaaaatatttcaaatctaACGTggctaaaaatgtttctaacataCATGTGTCTTTTTTCTAggacacaaaataaaattattgatatagATACTGTAATCTTCTTAAACATAGAAAGCAAATGATTTTTATACATGAATTGTAACATAAGAAAGATTTCTTTTCCAACAATctatggaacaaaaaaaaatgaagacttTGGTTAAGGGTTATTGTCTTCTAAGACTTCGAGGTCAACTATGAATATTTGAGATAATGTTTATACAAGGGGTACTGAGAGGAATTGTAATGCCCATGGGAtgtctatttgtttctttgtataAATATACTTATACATCCTGGAAGCTGCTCTTGAAAAGGTTTCAAGgaaatgaatatatttttgaaCCACAGGTGTAGCCGCCTCTGAAGCCGATGTTGCCTACGATATTCCCGCTCTTGAAAGACACAGGAACTGTTACCAGGCCAGCGCTGATAGAAACTGTACGTACACAAGGGTTAGGGTTTTAAGTTAAGATTAAATTCATGGTAAGGGTTTAAATTAAAGATAGGATTAAAGTTAGGGATAGGGTTAGAGTTAAGATAAAAGTGAGTTAaagtttggttgttgtttttttttttttgctattactATCATTGTAATATTTGTGTAGCTTACTGTCCagtttatttcaatattatCTACATAACTCTAATAatacgatagatagatagatagatagatagatagatagatagatagatagatagatagataaggtagatagattgataaaTAAGATTGATAGATAagattgatagattgaaagatagataaatagataagatagatagatagatagatagatagatagatagatagatagatagatagatagatagatagatagatagatagatagatagattagatagatagatagacccatatattagatagatagatagatagattagatagatagagagatagatagtttgatagatagatagattagatagatagatagatagataatgacctgcatattttttaaatcacatctAACGCCATTCGCAGCTACATCTGTACTTAGGTTTTCTATGTTCGCGTCTGTCTTGTGCGATAGCTTTTATTGCTATTGCCCTGCCGCTTTCGTAACTGaataacttaaatgtaagcccttacttgcaagcatgggttctaaactttttaacccaacggccccagtatgttaaagtcaacaacaccaaatcgtcaactcgagtactatgtacgggtgctccacaaggttgtgtactttctcctgtactatacactctttacactaatgacataagaagcatctatgactcagttaaactcattaaattcgctgatgatactgccatagtcggtcttatttcaggagacgaaactcagtatcgaagctcgatagaagagtttacaaactggtgcaccgacaactttctagaactgaatgtaacaaaaactaaagaacttataatagattttagaaagaaaaaacaaactatacgtgaactgcaaataaacactacatctatagaacaagtaaaggcatataaatatctaggcgttatcatcaacaacaagctttcatgggaagaccaccttggaactctgacaaagaaaacagcccagcgactcttttttctatacaaactcaacagttttaaattaaacaagaagatccttgagacattttacggcgcgactgtacaaaatctgctaacatacggaataagttgttggcaaggcaacgcctcatctaaactgttgcaacgtctagaaaacatcattaaaaaagcatcaaaaattacactcacaacattaccacatttaaaggaactttttgaacaaacgtgcctaagaaaaatcgaaaaaatcttggaagacaacggccacccgctccatcagaactacgccaggtcgtcgcgaagtgggcgactgctgtcaatcaaaacaagaacggagcggtacaaaaactcgttcgtacctcactcggtcagactctatcaccgccactcattaatcagggaacatgaaatgcaccaagatacctgtgtgtagtcgctgaatgaactctttatgttgtctgttgtatttatgtgtatttttctgttgtgttgtctttatatgagaaacgagtccttgtaatcacaacaaatttccgtaaggatcaataaagcagtcttagtcttagttttagtcttaagAATTCTTCAGCTGTCTCATTGGATGTCATTATAATATAAGGTAGAAACAGTTTAAAGATGTACCATATACACAAAATGTGATGACGAATAATTCtttacacaatttatttttttaggcaTTCAAGCTTCAGTACTTGCTGCTATCGCAAGTAGAGAGTCCAGAGGCGGCACCCTTTTAGTTGCCACTGGTGGTTGGGGGGACAACCATAACGCATGGGGTATTATGCAAGTAAGTCTATTAGGAACCATTCATTACGATTAATCAAAACCGGTGCTTTCAAGAAGCAACGGAATCACGAGTTCTTTTGGAGTAGCACAACAGTCTCACCCCAAATATGCATCTATTAACATGGGGTATTAAACACTGACTCCTTTTTTGTCCAACCTCTCCTTCAAGGCGCCGACCCTGAGCtatgaaaatagtttttaatcAAAGCATTACTAAAAACCTACAAGGAAAGTATGACCTTATGAAGTTGTAAAATAAAACACTCAGTTCAAaagtaatagaaaataaaatttgtaaaacaatAAAACTATTCTAGCTAAAATTTAtaccagagagagagacagaaagagagacagagagagagagagagaaacagagacagagaggcagacagagatacatagagagatagaaaaagagacagagacgaAGAGAGAGCGACAAAGaaaaacacagagagagagagagagaaagagagagacggagagacagagagagacaaagagagagacagacagagagagagagtgacaaataatgagagaaagagagaaaaaaagagacggagagacagagatacaaagagagacagagagacaaagaaagacagacagagagacggagagacacatagagagagagggagagagagaaagagagagagaacaaaacgCAATGAAGATATGAGGTGACAATATAATAAAACCTAAATAACaaagtaagaaaataaaagaaaatagattgagacagataaaaaaaaaacaatgtcaaggacgacaTATTAAAAGGTCACCGTTGCCAACTATATAATGACAAggacaatatttaaaaaaaaaagattatttaagggaaagaactgcacatttatagccatatatcttaataaaataattggccaattttttttttattgattcgtgttttcaTAGAGACAGTGAATAACTATGCAAAATTGCCATTtgttccgagaatgggaagtgggagaactaacgtgtacaaaatttataACAGACGGAGGGATatttgatataagccttgtacaAATTAACAAGTCCTACAAATTAAAGGAGCTTACAAATTTAATTCTATAAAGTGCTGAAATGGAGGAAAAAATAGTATACAGTTATTAGGATACTTtcgtattctgtacaccggactCTCCAAACAACTTGCTATGTATAAGTTCGTCTCTATGTATTTACATCGCCAATGATAAATGTAAAGTATAATGAAATATGATTATGAGATCTTTGAAATCTAAAAACTCTTATGAAAACTCTGAAAAAgtctttaattttatattgtatgtaaatattgattagaaacatttcatttgtttatttcttacTACTTGATCACTCTAGTGTGACGTCAGGTATTCTGGACTTCCATGTACCTCCGTGCCCTGGGACAGTTGTGAGCACATCGAGATGTTGGTCAACAGACTCTTGGTGCCATACGTCAACCAGGTAAATCAACTAAGAATTAGATTTAGGTAGAGATAGAAGGAAGGACTCCTCAACTTATTCTAAGGCTTGACtctctatcaaaagtcattcttcaaatCAGAGGCGTAGCGAGCAAAACGTGCGCACGGGGCAAGAAACtttccattatttttttaatattcttgtTTCGAGATGTGTACACAAATGCTAGTGTAGATAGCTGACTGACTTCATGAGAGTtccaattttgttttcttactgACATACATTTGTTGTCTTAACCAGAtcgcaaaatatttattgataatAGTTTGTTGAAATTCTTTATCGGTACATGATATTACcaaaataagaatataaaatgtCATTAAATAAGTCGCAAACATGTTTCTATTTAGGTACACAACAAATTCCCTAGTTGGTCAATGGATCAAGCCCTTCAAGGTTAGTCTTAaacattttcatcattaatattgttatatctCTGCCCTGCAGTGGTAATTATGGTGCGCACAATCTCTCTATTTAGCACACGACATTAATGGCATCCTTATAGAGACATTACTTCTGTTTAAtaaacctcattcaccaatcgtaaacaaacaacatttagccacctGATAATATTCATAAAAGagtgaaaaacaaaacgtatcacgtgatgGCCTTtagtgtattacgtaatttgtatagaagagatagagaaccacgtagCTAAATGTTGATTGTTTACaactggtgaatgaggtccattgtgatAGCTTAGAAAGTAGCTGTGTGCAAGGCGGAGTTTTACGTATTTGTTTGTGCATTTCATCTAGTAATGAATATTGGTCATTGTTATTTCATCCTGCGTTGTTATAGATTCAAAaagatataataaataatttgttgatCCTTATTTATTCAACCCCTCctcctttttaatttttaatatcgTCCACTAAAAAATTCTAAACAAATGATTCACTAAATCGACTTTTATCTGGTACCAAATCAGTTCTAGTTCTATACCCTTTCTGTGAGTGTTCTTTAAGGGTCGAGCACGCGTTCATTAATCACACATTGACCAATGGGAAGTATTTTACCCATAGGTCAGGAATGAGAGAAGGCGATTCAGCAAACCATCTGTCCGGAGCCCGCTTTCCTCATCAACTAGATTACCATTTAATCATATCCGTTGTGAGACACACCTCCTCAAGCCCCTACTGGGTTCACTTATCCAACGAGGCCGAAAGCCGAGCTCACGAAGTTTAGTACATTTTCCTTTAATGAGCGCTAATATAAATGAGCGTATAGCTCCCCCCACCCGGTTGAGGAACAGCGTAGAGGATGGGGGGATTCAGCTGAGCCTTTCATTCTCCAAAATAGCAATGCAAGTTCCCTAGAGGAATGCTACCGTCCCAATTAGCCAGTCTCCTCTAACAGACATTGCACAATGAAGAGATCTACACTCCTTCCTCAAAACTTGTGCAGTTTGAAGACAtcaatgatttttgttttcgagctattgtgaaaacaaaaagctcaatatattttaaaaataattttcaacttTCCTTTGCGAACAGGTGCATTGGCAGGTTACAACGGCGGAGTCAGCAGGGTGACATCATGGGCTGATGTTGATGCCGGCACCACTGGACACGACTACAGTAATGACGTAGTAGCCAGAGCCAAGTATCTTTTGGCCCATGGATGGAactagaaatttatttttttttcaataaagtgGCATCTAGTCAAAATCCTATCTTTTATATTTGAATCAATAACTTGCTTTATTTTCTGTTCAAGATCTTtcataataaataaactaaaaactacaaaattgtattattttgtttttctttcatgttTTAGATAGAAGCAAAGAAGATAAGATTGTATACAATGGCTTTATTTAACGTGATATGAAAGGAAGTTTGTGTTATACACAAACTCGAAGGAGGTAACTGCGGGTCGTACTCACGCTTTAagattagacttctatgaacttctcgatgacgacaaatGACCCAGTAACACTCTGaacgaaagtgggataaaggaatttttatatatttctgttttagtcctaatggaaaggagacgaccgcTTCGTTCatatctgatgtaacagtggtctAATGgagcaggttgtctttaagaatcgtgtgttttggaaaggcatcttccATGAAATACCTGACCTGTCTCAAATGGTGTGAAGCAGGGATTAGTGCTGGCTCTATTCCGCTTAATGTTTACCGCTATGCTAAAAGAGAAAGGTGGGGCAAGCAACAATGCTGCCGAGTGAAAGATAAATCGTCCTTTAAAAAATGGTCAAGGGGAGATAATGTATACATAAGTAACCACGAGGAAGGGGAGAGAACACTATTGGCAATGTGGAAATATAGAGAatcgggaaaaaaaagaggggggggggatcaagTAATGAAATAGTTTAGTGCAGATGTACAAATGAAAGTGTACGCAATAGCGCACattagaaattaattaaaatagaaCTATATTTCATCTTTATTTATATCCTTTATCTATTTTACATGAATCAATCGTATAAACATTACGATatcataaataattataaacacATATAAAACATGTCTGTATCCTCATGGCACACTGGAGTACCTATCAGTCATACATACGttaaggaaataaataaatatacggATTTATATGTGAACAATGCATTTATATTAAGCGAAACAAATCACTCTACATTGAATAAATGTGTTGACTAAACATGCACATATATGAATTCTATGAAATGGTTGAAAGAATTCCAAAAGAACAACGTATTccagatgatagatagatagatagatagatagataaatagatagatagatagatagatagatagatagataaatagatagataaatagatagatagatagatagatagatagatagatagataaatagatagatagatagatagatagatagatagataaatagatagatagatagatagatagataaatagatagatagatagatagatagatagatagataaatagatagatagatagatagatagatagatagataaatagatagatagatagatagatagatagatagatagatagatagatagatagataaatagatagatagatagatagatagatagataaatagatagatagatagatagatagatagatagatagataaatagatagatagatagatagatagatagatagatagatagatagatagatagatagataaatagatagatagatagatagatagatagatagatagatagatagataaatagatagatagatagatagatagatagatagatagatagatagatagataaatagatagatagatagatagatagatagatagatagatagatagataaatagatagatagatagatagatagataaatagatagatagataaatagatagatagatagatagatagatatagatagatagatagatagataaatagatagatagataaatagatagatagatagatagatagatagatagatagatagatagataaatagatagatagatagatagattagatagatagatagatagatagatagatagattagatagattagatagattagatagatagatagatagattagatagatagataagatagatagatagatagagtcacataaaaacaaaaaaacaaagcttctattaagcgttgtaccaattagtttggatcagtcatgcaattcaatttgtaatagatctacactatAATAATTTtgcgcgattagaaatattcttACAAttggtttttgtttagctcaacttcgtgcttttagctttctcaaaacGCCGTGAACCTATTTACTTGTCTGGACCGGATAGAAAACGTAAAGAGGATTTATTCAACGTATACCATCTAATCAGtctagtacaatttctttcccttgttagagataccaaacaaaataatcaattagtaatagctaattaactaattggtaaatgttgtaattcttgtgttgtcaggtaataaGTATAAGCTTGACCCGAGATCGAATGTCGGagcaataacgtgtacaaactttttaccagacgacagtgtgagttgatttaagttttattaaaaaaaaaatatttgttttagtcttttaaagattttgaaaaatcaaatttacattattttttatttctgaaatttTGCATCGGTTTGaatttttgaagtttttaataaaaacttttttttttttgtgcaagcAGGCATCACGGAAACTATCTCCCCTTCCCCCAACTAGTATAGAAAAGAAATAGAGCCATAGCACCCTGGGCGTGTGAAACTGGACAGACGGAACGACATACAAgaattttctttattaataacCCATGTTTATTTTCTCTCATTTCGTTAtctatgacacacacacacacactcacacacacaagttTTAAAAGCAAACTCTTCGCGGAGATAATTTtttaatcttattttatttttagaaacaaattgaacagaaaaacaaa is a genomic window containing:
- the LOC106077491 gene encoding glycine, glutamate and proline-rich protein-like → MQVFLLCAIVAVGYAAPRTCHGDINNLHPKGKASGGVAASEADVAYDIPALERHRNCYQASADRNCIQASVLAAIASRESRGGTLLVATGGWGDNHNAWGIMQCDVRYSGLPCTSVPWDSCEHIEMLVNRLLVPYVNQVHNKFPSWSMDQALQGALAGYNGGVSRVTSWADVDAGTTGHDYSNDVVARAKYLLAHGWN